The Cardiocondyla obscurior isolate alpha-2009 linkage group LG18, Cobs3.1, whole genome shotgun sequence region TCGATCCTCTTCTATGAAAACCTGGGAAAATagattgaaaataaaagcgaatGAAAACAATTCTGAACAATattcacatatatatatatatattgtatatatgtatatacatatatataaacgtaTATCGTTCGgataatatgtaatttaaataaaaattcacaagttttatacaaaaatagaatataaaattaaaataaaaattaaattattttacgttatttcgTATTGTagtatttcaatataaatattaatagattattattaaagaataaataacatcctaaaatgtaataaaaagaatttgatgcagtttttaatttaatagaatattaattagtacTTTACTAATATCTACAAAATCTATCgtcaaatatttgaatttgCTATGAGCTTTTAACTTAAGACACAGCACTGTAGTTATATTTAGATCAATGAGACTAGACACTGTTTTAAAGTTAGCTCAGACGTAGCCCAGTTAGGGATCCTCCGCGAGCTGcatcaatttattttcgaatgGAGTTGATCACagatttgattaaaattttaatataaaattaaaatcaagaaTGCCGTCATCGAGTGGAAATAAAGAGGCCGACGACAGTCAGACATGGGAATTAGCAGAGAGGTGTCTATTACCCATCGCCTTTTCGCATGCAATCGCAGTCATCCTAGCAACTATATTGAACACCTTTGGGATTTCACAAACGTCTAGCTTTGTACTCTTCTTGTTGTTATTGGTCATATCCATAGGATCTACATTATTCTATCACAATTTAAAGGTATGGTCTCAGCGTTTACTACGAATTTTCgtattatttctctctcgttaaaaataattttattttaaactttgcagtagcttaaaaaaatcgtttcgacctttaataaatttgaatatatATCGCACCCCTCTAACAACGAAATCATGTTTCCTCCTTGACCTTTTATAATATCATAATACTTGTAAATATGAGAAAGTTCAAAGGCCCTGTAGTAGAGTTCTCACCGATTTTTCTGATCTAAACTAAAACCTTtgacctttttttttgcataatgTTGTATAATGCATATATTTCCTGCTTCACaagttttttctttgtaaaagaCTCTAAGACTATCGTCACATTATCAATGATTTGATCAAAAGCATTATGAAGCTTCATTACATCATATCATGATGCAATAAGTTATGAACGCTCTATTTTCCTAACGGTCTATTTGATGCAACAGGTTACTGCAGCAGGAAAGGCAATACTAATCACAGGTTGCGATTCGCGAGTCGGATGTGCTTTGGCCAGACAATTAGACGATTTGGTAGCGTATACGCGAAACGTATAGaatattactaaattaaatagtaatttaaaaataatgtctaaaatttccttctttttaagGGCTTTACCGTATTCGCCGGATTTAGTAATAAAACCGAGAATGAAGACATTAtgcagaaattaaaagaacacGCGTCTGGAAGATTGCATGTGTTGCAACTAGATATTACCAGCGAACGTGATATACACTCGACTTTTCTTTACGTCAATGAAAATTTACCTGACGGTGCTCCTGGTATAGTTATATCTTTTAAAGCCTCCTGAGATTATCGGATATCGGTGCAACGGATTATTCCTACGTCATCGTTACTACGTTATTTCAGGATTATGGGCACTCGTGCATGCCGCTGCCTGGGTGACTCTTGGAGAATGTGAGTGGGTGCCCCCATCTGTTCTCAAACGAAGCATAGATATTAACTTCATTGGCTTAGCGCGTTTAACTCAGGTATCataaacgttataaaaatgtcaaaaggtataaaaaaaacctGTGAAAGCGGAAAACTCTCTTTTCTTTGTATGTACAACAGGTATTTCTTCCTCTGGTCAGGAGGTCAAAGGGCCGAATTGTTCTCGTTAGCAGTCTCTTGGCGCGGATACCGAGTCCCGTCCGAGGAATTTATTGCGCCCTCAAGGTAAATTCTCTTTGTCGCGCGTGCAATTAAACGTCGCCTTGTCTATCTGTACATAGGAAAAGCATTGATAAAGCTTTGAGtagatcaataaaaaattataaatatgtctAGGCCGCTGTAGAAGCTTGGGGGTCATGCCTAAGGCTGGAGATGCGGAGATGGGGTGTCGACGTGGTGATCGTCGAAACCGGGGAATATGTATCTGGTAATGCATGGCTGAAGGACAATACCGCGTTGCTCGATCAAGCCAGAGATATGTGGACTCAGCTGGATCCTCAAACTCGCAAAGAATACGGGCAGGAATTGTTTCAAACGGAAATGCTGGCTCTTGAGAAGTATACCCAGGGACCTGAGGCCGACCTAACCGCCGTTACGAGAACTCTAACAGATGCTGTAGTAAAGACTTTCCCGATGCGACGATACACGCCGGTGTCGCGCAGCGAACGAATTCAGGCCTTATGCAATCATTACCTGCCGAAACCCATTtatgatatattatatacaaattgAATATCTCCTGCACGACTTGTACGGACAATGAAAAAGCTCGGTATATAATTAGGACATTCTTTTCAGATCAcatcttaataataaaattttagatacaaacgagaatcttttttttttggcagaTTGTGTAATTATGTAAAAGCAGTCTACTCAAAATaactatataaaaatactgtacaaatttaataaagttcctttatcgaattataaaatactattgctcttaaatataaaatattttaatttccaaaacttattatgtataaaaaaaaatgggaactCATAAATACACAATCCTCAGTTTACATCTTTCGATATTTTCAGTATAAATGCAACGGAGGCTAGTTTTCTCTTAAATAATTCAATgactttgaattttttaaaacaacgCATGTGCAACGCGTgtgcaaaagtaaaaaaaaaaaaaaaaaaaaaaaaaatgaaaacatcGCAAAGATTAAAACGTATTTAAAACCGTTTGAACAATACAGGCTGCTTTCCTTTTAGTAGACACAGTCGACACAAGTGTCATTCTGTCTTTTTTTGTACTGACAGAATAACGAAATCAGAACGACACTTGTGTTGGCTGTGTCTACTAAAAGGAAAGTGTACACAGTAACCAgtacgtaacattttttaacgcgaGCATCACTGTATTATCCAAACTTTAATGATTTTtgtttacatatttaaatagtattaattacatattaattacggTATCGATTTCCTCTtctaaaagttaataaattacatttaccAGAGCGAAACAAATGAATAAGCATGTcatacgaaagaaaataaccACTAATTACACACACATCGAAAGTTCGGTGCGGCATTGACCAATGATGTTCGAGATAAGAAACCAAGCTGCGCAATCCAATTTCCTCTGCTATTGGCTGGCTTGCCTCTACGAAGCCGGTTTTATGGCTCCATAGCAAGGGGCGAGTCCATGAACGCGAAACGCGAGAGTACACGGTGCAAGGCTCGAAAGTAATGCAAAAAATACCTTTTGCATACTTTTATTCTGCAAACATCCCTCTTTTTCGCGAGATTACCGGGATATTTGTGCGTTTCACCGTGAACCGACGGCTCTTGACTCTTCCTGGAAATTCTTGGAGGCTTAATCGAGCCGAAAATCCTTCAACGCCGTGACTGTGCACCATCGTCGATTGCAACGCGTGCTCGTCAAGCGTATTGtaggtttaataaaaatcgaccAGCATCATTCCCGACGTCTGTAAGATCGACGGAAACACCGACACCGCGAAGCTTTACGCTGCGTTTCGTAGGGAAACTTGCCGGGACGCGTCGTTTAACCCAAAATGGCACTGCCAGCGAATTACAAGCAGGTCGCGATTGCTACGTCGAACATCGTGGCCTCAAACCGTAAGTATAATcgatccttttctttttttctcaattttaagTTGGCACAATATagttttgaaatatttatacttataataataatttatgcagAACGTATGAGAGCTTCCGGCGGGAGTTCGAGCAGTTCGACGAACAGTGTAAGTATATGAGTACttgtaacaaaatatactTCTCGAATTTAGAagctaattaaaacaatttttatgtttagaAAGACACCCAGAGTCCATTTATACAAACCCCTCATAGTCATCCAGGATTTACACCTCAAAAAGTTGGAAAGAATACCAATGTAtgtatttgatttttattaaaattaaaaatacagctgtaatatattatgtatttatttgatattttttttgataagGCTGACTCTCGAATGCCTAAGCCACCAAAGCCACCAGAGAAACCGCTTATGCCTTATATGAGATATAGCAGAAAGGTATGGGATCAGGTTAAAGCTCAGAATCCTGAGTTGAAGTTATGGGAAATTGGTAAAATTATTGGGCAAATGTGGAGAGATTTGCCAGAAGAAGATAAGACAGAGTTTATTGAAGAATATGAAGCTGagaaggtatatataaattttttttactaatttttatgcagttgtataattttctgatttttttatacatattatttaattgtttaaaacagGTAGAGTATGAGAAGAGTTTAAAAACTTATCACAATTCACCTGCATACTTAGCTTATATTGCTGCTAAAAATCGTGGCAAATCtggtaaatataataattaaatttagagatttataataaaaactaaaattgcattttttttaacaatacaatatttttaacacaGCGTTATGTGCG contains the following coding sequences:
- the LOC139109639 gene encoding D-beta-hydroxybutyrate dehydrogenase, mitochondrial, producing the protein MPSSSGNKEADDSQTWELAERCLLPIAFSHAIAVILATILNTFGISQTSSFVLFLLLLVISIGSTLFYHNLKVTAAGKAILITGCDSRVGCALARQLDDLGFTVFAGFSNKTENEDIMQKLKEHASGRLHVLQLDITSERDIHSTFLYVNENLPDGAPGLWALVHAAAWVTLGECEWVPPSVLKRSIDINFIGLARLTQVFLPLVRRSKGRIVLVSSLLARIPSPVRGIYCALKAAVEAWGSCLRLEMRRWGVDVVIVETGEYVSGNAWLKDNTALLDQARDMWTQLDPQTRKEYGQELFQTEMLALEKYTQGPEADLTAVTRTLTDAVVKTFPMRRYTPVSRSERIQALCNHYLPKPIYDILYTN